A single Anopheles funestus chromosome 2RL, idAnoFuneDA-416_04, whole genome shotgun sequence DNA region contains:
- the LOC125765392 gene encoding small glutamine-rich tetratricopeptide repeat-containing protein beta-like, whose translation MSDSTISLDAKYFVRSFIRFLSKQIDQPNFNEDSRESIEVAIQCLENVYELNEGDAAAAGTAEESSGKKEDDPRNHVDLYELYRSTYVEVSPERKQEAEGLKNEGNRLMKEEKYQEALNTYTKAINLDATNPVFYCNRAAAYSRLGDYVRAADDCRMALRHDPNYSKAWGRLGLAYSKMNEHKQAVTAYQNAIRLEPENQDYKNNLGVSQQFLEERSRNPGPSAGAGGNPLANIDFASVINNPDMVQMATRMMSDPAMHNILGQLGGMNNMDALLETGRRLAMQMSSENPELFNNVARQMEQAGINLPRNNPPNPDGSQQPPPPPPSAS comes from the exons ATGAGTGATAGTACTATTAGCCTGGATGCGAAGTATTTCGTTCGCTCGTTCATCCGCTTCCTATCGAAGCAAATTGACCAGCCCAACTTCAACGAAGATTCCCGGGAAAGCATTGAAGTGGCCATACAGTGCTTGGAAAACGTGTACGAGCTGAACGAAGGTGATGCTGCAGCAGCTGGCACGGCAGAAGAATCGAGCGGCAAAAAAGAAGACGACCCACGGAACCATGTGGATCTGTACGAGCTGTACCGGAGCACGTACGTCGAAGTTTCGCCGGAACGTAAACAGGAAGCGGAAGGGCTAAAGAACGAGGGTAACCGGTTGATGAAGGAGGAGAAGTATCAGGAAGCCCTCAACACGTACACAAA GGCTATTAATCTAGATGCAACTAATCCAGTGTTTTACTGTAACCGGGCAGCGGCATATAGCCGGCTGGGTGATTATGTGCGCGCAGCAGATGACTGCCGGATGGCGCTGCGGCACGATCCTAACTACAGTAAGGCTTGGGGTCGGCTAGGGTTGGCGTACTCGAAGATGAACGAACATAAACAGGCGGTCACAGCGTACCAGAACGCGATACGGCTTGAACCGGAAAATCAAGACTACAAGAATAATCTGGGCGTGTCGCAACAGTTCCTCGAAGAACGTTCGCGTAATCCCGGCCCGTCTGCGGGCGCCGGTGGTAATCCGTTGGCTAATATTGATTTTGCCTCGGTCATCAACAATCCAGACATGGTGCAAATGGCTACCCGTATGATGAGCGATCCGGCAATGCATAACAT TTTGGGCCAGCTAGGAGGGATGAACAATATGGACGCACTGCTCGAGACAGGCCGACGTTTGGCGATGCAAATGAGCAGTGAAAATCCGGAACTGTTTAACAACGTCGCACGTCAGATGGAACAGGCCGGCATCAACTTGCCCCGCAACAATCCGCCCAACCCTGACGGCAGTCAGCAacctccaccgccaccaccgtcGGCCTCGTAA
- the LOC125760536 gene encoding odorant receptor 46a-like, whose product MDRFTIKVSHYCWTVAVGRYCSTMKKLSASEANLERLFVLIGKHMDLLKLNILDPGWRVTVLPVIVFAMIAFMPFLTAFSVRKYYAYLEIIVECLTQSCTGMQVFFRSYFYLSQRDLCRRIVQEMRDQRFAYGADRDDRMEQLFQRATERMLFLYRLIYAMYCGSYFFLLGPLIMPDPRKSSLPLAFCIPFLPPEESWLYWCLNYAHHIMLNVIGIHHLAPMDGVVLLALISVCTRIGALELMLEELDEKITASEWQQTERLEPYLNRIIELHSDMKRFADLINNTFQMHFFSIFTMICLIICMCLNVIASQPKNSIYPLMVASICQLLVICLFGNILLIANERLPACIYGIQWYRLNIAQQKKLLFLLGNAQPDIEMSAVFMPVNMTSFVAVLRAAYSYFTILH is encoded by the exons ATGGATAGATTCACTATAAAAGTAAGCCACTACTGCTGGACGGTTGCTGTAGGACGATACTGCTCCACCATGAAGAAGTTAAGCGCTAGTGAAGCAAACTTGGAGCGCTTGTTTGTGCTGATCGGCAAGCATATGGATCTGCTTAAACTCAACATTCTCGATCCTGGCTGGCGTGTAACCGTGCTACCCGTGATAGTGTTCGCGATGATCGCTTTTATGCCCTTTTTAACGGCCTTTTCCGTTCGCAAGTACTACGCATATCTGGAGATCATAGTCGAGTGCTTGACGCAGTCATGTACCGGCATGCAGGTGTTCTTTCGTTCGTACTTTTATCTCTCCCAGCGCGATCTCTGCCGACGCATCGTGCAGGAGATGCGTGACCAGCGGTTCGCGTACGGTGCCGATCGAGACGATCGCATGGAACAGTTGTTCCAGCGTGCGACGGAACGGATGCTGTTCCTGTATCGCTTAATCTACGCAATGTACTGTGGGTCGTACTTTTTCTTGCTCGGCCCGCTTATAATGCCCGATCCGCGCAAGAGTAGCCTCCCGCTAGCGTTTTGCATACCGTTTCTGCCGCCGGAAGAAAGCTGGCTCTACTGGTGCCTGAACTACGCGCATCACATCATGCTCAACGTAATCGGTATCCATCATCTCGCCCCAATGGATGGTGTAGTTTTGCTGGCATTGATAAGCGTCTGCACGAGAATCGGTGCACTGGAGCTAATGCTGGAGGAGCTGGACGAGAAAATTACGGCATCGGAATGGCAACAGACGGAACGGCTCGAACCGTACCTGAACCGTATCATCGAGCTGCACAGCGATATGAAGCGGTTCGCGGATCTCATAAACAACACGTTTCAAATGCATTTCTTCTCGATCTTTACCATGATCTGTTTGATTATCTGTATGTGCTTGAACGTGATCGCTAGTCAGCCGAAAAACTCGATCTATCCGCTGATGGTAGCATCGATCTGTCAGCTGCTGGTGATATGTTTGTTCGGTAACATACTGCTCATCGCTAACGAACGGCTTCCGGCTTGCATTTATGGCATACAGTGGTACCGACTCAATATCGCCCAGCAGAAGAAATTGCTGTTCCTGCTAGGTAACGCTCAACCGGATATAGAGATGAGCGCCGTATTTATGCCGGTGAACATGACATCGTTCGTGGCG GTTTTGCGGGCAGCCTATTCGTACTTTACCATATTGCATTAA
- the LOC125760537 gene encoding odorant receptor 22c-like: MDPELDKMFTFLRRPLKLLGLDVLDANWKVTPLTMFIVAVFVLQHYGSFLFLKTHLDAFVVFTECFSTSGVALEIVIRMGLLVYHRKMLNETIEAIGNQNNLFRHSENFKNLANQFYKVVSVSLHMIACIYLSTMMFELIPIVYPDPNKSNLPLALYIPHLPHDVAPYWHINYVYHTFMNLICVMFLVAVDGTLVLSILAAVYQIKGLKLCFQELDTAAEQAELHRELVRICKTHQSIKNFIRLLERTYYLDLLVDFGLVCVILCMGLNVIAVDIMQPIGFYLMSVAFQLFLLCFCGNLLLIESDSLSNCLYSIDWYLMPVVEQKMFKFMIANAQPPQMLNGIFMPLILSSFMSVIKASYSYFTLLH; this comes from the exons ATGGATCCAGAacttgataaaatgtttacctTTCTCCGGCGACCCTTAAAACTGTTGGGCCTTGATGTGCTCGATGCGAACTGGAAAGTGACTCCACTTACGATGTTCATTGTCGCCGTATTTGTGCTGCAGCATTATGGGAGTTTCTTATTTTTGAAAACGCATCTGGACGCATTCGTTGTGTTCACTGAATGCTTCTCGACATCAGGCGTCGCGCTGGAAATTGTCATTCGGATGGGGTTGCTCGTATACCATCGCAAAATGCTGAATGAAACGATTGAGGCGATTGGAAATCAAAA TAATCTTTTCAGACACAGCGAAAACTTCAAGAACCTTGCGAACCAATTCTACAAGGTGGTATCCGTATCGCTGCACATGATCGCTTGCATATATCTTTCGACGATGATGTTCGAACTGATTCCAATCGTGTATCCTGACccaaataaaagcaatttaCCATTAGCGCTTTACATACCGCATTTGCCACATGATGTTGCACCGTACTGGCACATTAACTACGTCTATCACACATTTATGAACTTAATATGTGTGATGTTTCTAGTCGCGGTAGATGGTACACTCGTTCTCTCCATCCTGGCTGCTGTCTACCAGATCAAGGGATTAAAGCTATGCTTTCAAGAGCTCGACACGGCCGCAGAACAAGCCGAGCTACATCGCGAGCTTGTACGTATCTGCAAGACGCATCAAAGCATCAAAAACTTTATCCGTCTGCTGGAACGAACGTACTATTTAGATTTGCTGGTAGATTTCGGTCTCGTCTGCGTGATTCTTTGCATGGGATTAAACGTGATCGCCGTCGATATAATGCAACCGATCGGATTCTATCTAATGTCGGTCGCCTTTCAGCTGTTTTTACTGTGCTTCTGCGGCAATCTATTGCTGATCGAGAGTGACTCACTGTCGAACTGTCTGTACTCCATCGATTGGTACTTGATGCCGGTggtggaacaaaaaatgttcaagTTCATGATAGCAAACGCACAACCACCGCAGATGCTGAACGGCATCTTTATGCCATTGATTTTGTCCAGCTTTATGTCG GTCATTAAGGCGAGCTATTCATATTTCACACTGCTCCACTAA